In Salvelinus sp. IW2-2015 unplaced genomic scaffold, ASM291031v2 Un_scaffold3848, whole genome shotgun sequence, the sequence GTGAAGGAGCTGAATGTCTGTTTTTAAAAAGGCCTGGCTTGTGATTAACATCAGACCTGGGGGTCAATATGACACAGAGGTTAAATACCTGGAGGTGTGCTTGATTTACCTTGATTAGGCAAACAAAATGGGACCAGAAGTCCAGAAATCTACAAACTCTGCATGTCAAGCGAAACAAAACCAAGCGCACCAAGTATTTATGAAAGCTGTTATTGGACCCAGATCTACAAAARATTCTCCTGTTCTGTAGGAGGTCGAGTGGAGTTCAAGTATTGTCGGTTCTAGACTCTAATGTTCTGTAGTCTAGAACCTGTTTGTGGCGGCGACAGCGTTAGTCCCTGAGTCGGTGGAACCGGCAGAGTCCAGCGGTTGCCATGTGGTCGTAGTCGTGACGATGACGGGCCTCCTCTTGGGCGGTATCTTTAGGGTTCCGTTGCGCTCTTTYACCTTGTACTCCAGCGTGCTGTGAGGTATCCCATAAACCACCTGGGCCTTAGAAACGCTCATCCTGCCCCCCATCACCATGGTGATAGCCTCCTCTAGCAGGTCGTGGTCGTACTGCCGGTAGCGCCCGCGCTTCTTCCTGGACTGCTTGTTCTCCCCGCTACCCTCCGCCCCTTCCTCAGGATCGTCCAATGAGGAGCAGCGGCGGTGGGCGGGGCAGCGGGGTGAGAGGTCAGGCAGGTCGAGGGAGGGCAGGAGAGCGCGGTGGAGtctcagcagagaggaagaggtagcAGCAATATTAGTGATGGTGGTGCCGTGGTGTGGTGGGGGGTGGGAGTGCAGGGCCTCAGCCAGGCTGTAAGGGTCAGGGAGAGCTGGTCTGGAGCGTGATATGACCTGGGGGATACGGAGGGGGGGCTCCTCTCTGAGCTGGGGGGGTAGAGACCGGGACAAAGCCCTCCGCAGGCCACGCTGGCTCAGACAGAACGAAGAGGACGGGAGGAAGAGCGTCTCTCCgttctcctccctcgctcccagCTCCGCCCAGACCGCCACCCTCCGCAACACCAGCCGCGCCTCCTCGCCGTGCGCCGACGACATCYCATCCTGCGAGGTCACATCCTCCCCCTCCAGCTGRGAGCGCAGGATTCCAGGGGGGATCCCGTAGAGAAGGACAGCTCTGTTCTCCTGGAGACAGCCAGACCTCACGTCTCTCAGAGCCTTGGACAGCAGCCCCTCGGACAGCTGGCTGGACCTCTGGGCGTGGTGTCCCTCGCTCTGGGACGCCCCGGCTGCTCCCCAACGCCGCTGCTGCCTCCTAGTGGGACGGAGGACCAAACACCACCGTTCAGGATCAGGGAGGGGGGGGTGAGGGAGGCaagaggggatggggggggggggaattcccttttttgttgtgtttggtgACATAACTTCCAACGGTCCTGTCATGAGCTGACGTGATCTGTGACGTGCCGTCTGTGAGTGACATCTCTGGCGTGTCATATGTCACATGTAGAAAGGGAGTGACATCATCTCTGTGCGTTTGTCACATGAAGAAAGGGCGTGACATCAATCTCTGGTGGCGTCTGTCGCATGAAGAGAGGTTTTGCAGTGTAGTTTAATCCACATCGAGTCTGTGACGGTTACGCTGTCCCAGCACCCCAGTAACTAGTTCCAACTTGTTTTCTGTGTGTCAGTCTGAATAGACTGAggttacagaccccccccccagtAACTAGTTtcactgtgttctgtgtgtcagtCTGAAATAGCTGAGGTTACagacgcccccccccccagtaactaGTTCCACTTGTTTCTGTGGTGGTCAGTCTGAAATGAGCTGAGGTttacaggacccccccccccagtaacttAGTTCCACTTGTTTCTGTGTGTCAGTCTGAATAGCTGAggttacagacc encodes:
- the LOC139026087 gene encoding ligand-dependent nuclear receptor corepressor-like protein; the encoded protein is MSPNTTKKGIPPPPIPSCLPHPPLPDPERWCLVLRPTRRQQRRWGAAGASQSEGHHAQRSSQLSEGLLSKALRDVRSGCLQENRAVLLYGIPPGILRSQLEGEDVTSQDXMSSAHGEEARLVLRRVAVWAELGAREENGETLFLPSSSFCLSQRGLRRALSRSLPPQLREEPPLRIPQVISRSRPALPDPYSLAEALHSHPPPHHGTTITNIAATSSSLLRLHRALLPSLDLPDLSPRCPAHRRCSSLDDPEEGAEGSGENKQSRKKRGRYRQYDHDLLEEAITMVMGGRMSVSKAQVVYGIPHSTLEYKVKERNGTLKIPPKRRPVIVTTTTTWQPLDSAGSTDSGTNAVAATNRF